Below is a window of Polyangiaceae bacterium DNA.
TCGCCAAGATCGAGGAGACCGAGCTGCTCGACGAGCCGCGGGCCGCCGACGCCTGGGAGCGCGTGCTCGACGTGGACGCCGATGACGCGACCGCGCTCGCAGCGCTGGCGAGGCTCTACAAGAAGCTCAGGCGCTGGAGCGACCTGGCGTTCACGCTGGAACGCCAGAGCGAACGCCTGGACGATCAAGCGTCGCGCTTCGCGGCGCTCGCGGCGCTGGGGCACGTGGCCTGGACCGAGCTCGACGATCCGGCGCGGGCGCTCGCTGCGTTCGAGTCGGCGCTGGCTCTCGACCCCACGAACCGCGAGGTGCTGGACGCCCGGGCCCGGCTGAGCGCTCTGCGCGGGGACGCGGAGAGCGCCGCGCTCACGCTCGACGCCCTGGCCGAGGCGGACACGGAGCGCGAGCGGCGGGCAGAGCACTGGCTCGAAGCCGCCGAGCTCTGGCTGCGCCAGGGCGACTCCGCGGCGGCGGTCGAGCGCTGCCGGCGTGCGCTGGAGGACCGGCCCGGATACCCCGCCGCGGCGCTCTGCATGGCGAACGTGCTGATCGCCGACGCCGAGGTGAACGCCGCCGTGACGGCACTCGAGCATGCGCTGGGCGCTGCGGCTCCAGGCCGCGACAAGGCGGAGCTCAGCGCGGCGCTCGCTCGCGTGCTGTTCGACGTGCAGAAGGACCCGGGCCGCGCCCGCGCCGCCGTCACAGTCGCGTTGAACCAGGACGCGCAGAACGCCCTGGCTCACCTCGTCGCCGGCGAGCTCGACCGAGAGCACGCGCGCCCGGCCGAGGCGGCGCAGCACTACGAGGCGGCGAGCCTGCACCTGGAGCGCTTCGCCGAGGCGGAGCAGGTTCGCCTGCTCTCGGCCCACGCTTTGGTGCTCTCCGAGCTGGGGCGCCCAGCGGACGCGCGGCGGCGTCTGGAGCAGCTCTCGGAGAAATACGGGGACCGGCGCGACGCGCTCGAGGCCGCCGTCCGCGTCGCGCTGGCGGTCGAGCCAGCCGAGCGGGCGCTCGCCGCCGTCGAGCGGCTGCTCGAGGTCCACGAGTCGCACCTCACCTTGAGCGAGCTCGCCCTCGTCCTGACTCAGAAGGGCGAGCTCTGCCGGCGTCTCTCGCGCTGGGACGCCGGGCGCGAAGCGCTCGAGCGCGCGGCGACCTCGGACCGTGAAGCGGTCGCACCGCTCGCTGCGCTGGCCCGGTTGGAGCGCGACGCCGGACACGGGGAGACGTTGCCGAGCACCCTGGAGCGACTGCTGACCCGCGCCGTCGCGGCCAAAGACGCCGACGCCTGCGCCGAAGCGGGCGAGATCGCGGATGCGGTGCTCGCGCGCAAGGATCTGGCCGCGCGGGCCTACCTCGGCGCGGTCGGCATCCGGGCGGACGACCGCAAGATCCTGCTCAAGCTCGTGCGGCTGTACAGCGACGAGCACGACTGGCGACCGTTGATTCAGGTCTTGATGAAGCTGGCCGGGCTCACCCCCGACCGCAGAGAACGTGCGCGCTACGTCCAGATGGCGGCGCTCTTCACCGAGACCGAGCTCGGCGACAAGTCCGAGGCAGCGGAGCTGTATGCCGTGGCCGCGAAGCTCGACCCCAGCGACGAGAACGTCGTCTCGCGGTTGATCGCCCTGCGCGGCGCGCTGGGCGACACGGCCTCCCTGCGCCAGATCCTGGAGCAGCAGATCGCCCGCGCCTCCGCCAGTCAGGATCGCGATCGCGCGTACCGGTTGGCCACGGCGCTGGCCGATCTCGATCTGTCGAATCTCCAGGTCGACGACGCGATCGCGGTGAACGAAGCCGCGCTCAGGCTCGTCGCGGGCGACCCGGAGCGCGAGGCCGTGCTCGCCGACTTGTACCTGACCGACGCCAAGCGCTACCTGCACAGCGCGGCGGCGCTGCATCGCGCGGCGGTGGCCCGAGACCCCGAGCGGCCGGACGCCTATCGCCGCCTGCACCAGCTGGGGCTGGCGGCGGAGCGCCGGGACACGGCCTTCTGCGCCGCGCAGGCCCTGGTGGCCCTCGGCGGCGCGAGCCGCGACGAGGAGGCGTTCTTCCGGGCGAGCCGCGGCAAGTCGCTGATCGGGACCAACCTGCGCATCAGCGATCGCGACTGGGCAGACCACCTCGTACACGGCGACGCGACCCCGAGCTTGAGCAGCCTGCTCTTGCAGATCCAGCCCGTGGTCACCAAGACCTCCAAGGGAGTGTCGCTCGCCGAGTTGGGGCTCGACGAAGCGGACGCCCTGGATCCGGCAGCCGCGGAAGGGACGCTGGTTCGCGCCTTCGTGGCCGCGGCGGACGTGCTGCGCCTGCCGCTGCCGCTGCTCTTCGAGCGGACGGACTCGAAGCTCGCGGTCAGGTTGGGGCGCGGCTCGCGCGCCCACGTCGTCTTGTCCAGCGCCGCCGTGCACAAGGCCATGCCGGAGCGCAAGGCGGCCTTCCTGGCGGCGTCGAGCCTGGTGCTGCTCAGGCCGGGCTACCTCTTACGGGTGCTGCTCGCTCCGCTGGAGCTCAAGGCCTGGACGCTGGGCGCGCTGGTCCTGGCGGCGCCGAAGCTGGCGGTCTCCAAGGAGCTCGAGGTCGCCGTGAGGGCCACCCGCGAGCACCTGCGGCGGCACCTGCCGGAGGAGCTGCAGCGACGCCTGCACGGGATCCTGGAGCAGCTGCTCGACGCGGGGGGCCAGGCGGATCTGAGTCGCTGGGTCGCGGGGGTCGATCGGACCGCCGATCGGGCGGGTCTCCTGTTCTCGAACGACCTGGAGACCGCCCTCGGCGTGATCCGGGCCTCCGGCGACTCGGCCCTCAGCCTCACTGCCACCGCGCGGGCGCATTCCTTGCTCGAATACGCGGTCAGTGGCGAGTACCTGAGGCTCCGCAATCGGCTCCACCTCAGCATCGACCGGCTCGATCTCACCGAGCTCGAGGCCGACGAGCTGGTCCCCGCCAGCCGGGCGTGAGGCGCAGAATCTGCGCAGAATCCAGGGCGTGCTATCCTGGCCGGGCCCGGCGGCGTCCGGCGCCCGGAGGACCCATGCGACCGAGCTTCACTCACCTGGGACTGGTACTCGTCGGAGCGGCGTTCGGAGCCTCGCTGGCCGGTGGCTGCGGTGGCACCGACGGGAGCGGAACGGAGTCGAACTTCGGGGGCGGCGGCGGCGTGGCCGCGAACGGCGGCGGCGGCAGCGGCAACGGCGGCGGCTCGGCGGCCGCCGGAGGCGGCATCGTCTTCGACGGCGGGTTCGACGACAGCGCGATCAACCCCGACGCAGCCTGCGATCTCCAGAAGTACGAGGCCACACTGGTCAAGAAGCCCGTCGACATCATCTTCATCGTCGACAACTCGTGCAGCATGACCAACGAGGTCGCCGCCATCGAGCAGAACATCAGCACGAACTTCTCCAGCATCATCGGCGCGAGCGGCATCGACTACCGCGTGATCATGATCGCGGAGCAGGGGCCCAACGGCGACGAATCCCTGTGCATCGGTCCGCCGCTGGGCGCGCAGACCTGTCCCATCGCCGCCAATCAGCCCACGGTGCAGAACCCGCCGCTCTTCTTCCACTACGACAACAACGACGTAGAGAGCCACGACTCGTGGTGCAAGATGATCAACTGGTACGACAAGCCCGACCGCTACGCGCAGGCGCCCGGTGGTTGGCGCATCTGGCTCCGGCCCGAGGCATTCAAGACCTTCGTCGAGATCACCGACGACGGCGTGTCGTGCACTGCGGGTACCTGGAGCTACAACGACGCCGACAGCGACGCGGCCGGCCTGACGGCGGCCCAGAAGTTCGACGCCGACCTCATGGCGCGCGATCCGGCACAGTTCGGCTCGGCAGCGGACCGCAACTACGTCTGGCACAGCATCATCGGCGTCACGGCCAACACCGCCGACCCGACCAAGGCCTATCACCCGGCGGATCCGATCCAGCTCTCGCTGTGCACGACGGCGGTGGATC
It encodes the following:
- a CDS encoding tetratricopeptide repeat protein, whose product is MLDVLRGELEREFDVEGIRRLATRYLALDPDGLRATTAAELAASVVEQCHLLDSLDALADVMAAERPALARRLSESSRRTRPPGEALAPGTTLGPYTIEAALGAGPWASVYRARNGSRMVRLRLIREGAGSSRVALNRYLAHTRLAGDVSDRWLPADVQVELIGDRRVVTHDAFEGELLSERDLEPLSLRRAWPILRRVLQGLAALHSRGLAHGALHARNIAVGADEDTPPVRLLDPGAYYLRSATSPLLLRHAAGGAHLAAWAAPEQLFGEATTPRSDVYSFGLLCHYLLTGRLPLSPDAPDFAKKKVVSEPDPLGFYAPHAHIPDELEEMVLRLVDSSPLGRPADAGEVLELMTAVISSSPMTPSTVPDLDIDSELERLLSEPENEGLAGVLEASIERGANPHRIADAFVLAAENATDGDAGKSARRRLFIRAGAIYENLGADPRAAARAYRRVVADDPKADGAWTALERVTKRIGDHEKLVELLVERREVLSDRAERARVLARLARVLSHDIEDDAEALVALTEAVAEDPFNDEHASYLEQLAASERSAWRAVLERLSESANHESEPARKVALSFRLGRWYEGGMGRADLALECYRAVIALEPTHERALSRIADIYRRAQQWAELGQALLDRARITLAPAEARDLSTEAAKVLLEHGKNESAARELLEQVLTEDPSHAEAGRLLARLHLGAGRMADWARVMEQRAEGAHGDERRRILAELAHGLSDRMADASAAIAAWEHLLAENPADIEALRALTDLYRAAGKPAKAVEALEAELQIALTPRQRIALLVEIAKIEETELLDEPRAADAWERVLDVDADDATALAALARLYKKLRRWSDLAFTLERQSERLDDQASRFAALAALGHVAWTELDDPARALAAFESALALDPTNREVLDARARLSALRGDAESAALTLDALAEADTERERRAEHWLEAAELWLRQGDSAAAVERCRRALEDRPGYPAAALCMANVLIADAEVNAAVTALEHALGAAAPGRDKAELSAALARVLFDVQKDPGRARAAVTVALNQDAQNALAHLVAGELDREHARPAEAAQHYEAASLHLERFAEAEQVRLLSAHALVLSELGRPADARRRLEQLSEKYGDRRDALEAAVRVALAVEPAERALAAVERLLEVHESHLTLSELALVLTQKGELCRRLSRWDAGREALERAATSDREAVAPLAALARLERDAGHGETLPSTLERLLTRAVAAKDADACAEAGEIADAVLARKDLAARAYLGAVGIRADDRKILLKLVRLYSDEHDWRPLIQVLMKLAGLTPDRRERARYVQMAALFTETELGDKSEAAELYAVAAKLDPSDENVVSRLIALRGALGDTASLRQILEQQIARASASQDRDRAYRLATALADLDLSNLQVDDAIAVNEAALRLVAGDPEREAVLADLYLTDAKRYLHSAAALHRAAVARDPERPDAYRRLHQLGLAAERRDTAFCAAQALVALGGASRDEEAFFRASRGKSLIGTNLRISDRDWADHLVHGDATPSLSSLLLQIQPVVTKTSKGVSLAELGLDEADALDPAAAEGTLVRAFVAAADVLRLPLPLLFERTDSKLAVRLGRGSRAHVVLSSAAVHKAMPERKAAFLAASSLVLLRPGYLLRVLLAPLELKAWTLGALVLAAPKLAVSKELEVAVRATREHLRRHLPEELQRRLHGILEQLLDAGGQADLSRWVAGVDRTADRAGLLFSNDLETALGVIRASGDSALSLTATARAHSLLEYAVSGEYLRLRNRLHLSIDRLDLTELEADELVPASRA